The Euzebya rosea genomic sequence GAGGACCGCGCGTTCGGCGTCGGGCAAGCGGGGGTCCCGCTCCAGCCGGCGGGCGAGGGCGAGGTACGGTCGAACCATGTCCGTGATCGTCCTTCGTGGATCAGCTGCGGATGGCATCCAGCAGCTGCCGAGCGGTGTCGCACCGATCGATCAGGGCGCCGACGACCGCTTCGGTTCCGCGGGAGGGGTCCATCATGGGCACGCGCTGCAGGGTCTCGCCGCCCACGTCGAAGATCATGGAGTCCCACCCGGCCGCCGTGACGCTGTCGCGGAACTTCTCCAGGCAGCGGCCGCGGAAGTACGCCCGGGTGTCCGACGGCGGCGCCGTCATCGCCCGCTGCACCTCGTGCTCCTCCACCATCGTCTCGATGCGGCCCCCGGCGACGAGCTTGTTGTACAGGCCCTTGTCTCGACGCACGTCGTGGTACTGGATGTCGATGAGCTTGAGCTTCTCGTCGTCCCAGTCCAGGCCGTCCCGGTCGACGTAGCGCTGCATGATCCGGTACTTGGTCACCCAGTCGACGACGCCGTCGAGGCCCATGGGGTCGGCCTCCAGCTGCGTCAGGAGCCGCTCCCACGTGGCCATGAGGTCGGCCGCCCAGTCGGGGGCGTCGCGCTGGTCGGCCCACTTCCGGGCCCACTCGAGGTAGTGCCACTGCAGCTCGATGGGGCGCACCCGGCGGCCGTCCTTGAGCGCGATGGTCTTCGCGCACGTCAGGTCGTGGCTGACCTCGTGGAGGGTCTTCACCGGGTTGGCGACCGAGAGCGCATCGGGCAGGAACCCGTCCTCCACCATCGACAGGACCAGCGCGGTGGACCCCAGCTTCAGGTAGGTGCAGACCTCGCTCATGTTGGCGTCGCCGATGATGACGTGCAGGCGCCGGAAGCGGTCGGGATCGGCGTGCGGTTCGTCGCGGGTGTTGATGATCGGCCGCTTGAGCGTGGTCTCCAGGCCGACCTCGACCTCGAAGAAGTCGGCGCGCTGGGTGACCTGGTAGTCCACCTCGGCCGAGGGGAACTCGCTGCCGACGCGCCCGGCACCGACGAGCGGCTGGCGGGAGACGAAGAAGGGCGTCAGCTGGCGCACGATCTCGCCGAACGGGGTGGCCCGGTCGACGATGTAGTTCTCGTGCATGCCGTAGGCGGCGCCCTTGCCGTCGGTGTTGTTCTTGGTGATCAGGATGCGGCCCGGCTGGCGGTCGTCGTGCCCGGGCAGCAGCGGCGCCGCACGGCTGGCGGCGATCTCGAGGATCCGTTCGCCCGCCTTGTCCCACACCACCGCGTCACGCGGGTTGGACACCTCCGGTGAGGAGTACTCGGGGTGGGCGTGGTCGACGTAGAAGCGGGCGCCGTTGGTCAGGATCGAGTTGGCCAGCCCGATGTCGTCCTCGGGCGCCGGTTCGTGGGCGCCCGGCTGGGCGAACCCGCGGGCGTCGCGCAGCGGATCCTCGTCCTCGTAGTCCCACCGGGCACGGTTGCGGCCGTCCGCCGAGTAGGCGTTGACCACCAGCGAGGAGGCCAGCACGGGGTTGAACTCGGGTCGGCCCACCACGGTGATGCCGAACTCGGTTTCGGTGCCGAGGTACTTGGTGATCGCCATGTGGCCGCCAGCCTACCGGCGGGACGCCCCCGGTTCGGGGCGGTCCCGCCGGTCGTGGCGGATCAGAACGGCCAGTCGGGGTTGCCGGCGACGCCGTCCAGCTCGTCGTCGGTGGCGTTGAACACGATCCCCGACGGCACCTCGGTGGTGTCGTAGACCCACACGGCCCCGTTGGAGGCCAGGCCCGTCCCCACGACCTCCAGCCGAAGGTCGTGCGACCCGTCGCCGATCGTGGCGTCGTACAGGTCGACGAAGGCGAACTGGACCTTCTTGACCGCGTCGCCTGCGTCCTCCAGATCCATGGTCAGGTCGCCGTGCTGGGCGACCAGGTCACCGTCGACGTACAGGTTGGCGTCCACCCGGAAGCTGGTGCCGCCCTGACCGGCTGCGTTCTCGACCATGGCCTGCGGCGGGAACAGGTAGAGGTCGATGAGCAGGTTGTCGATCGCGCCGTCGTGGCTGCCCTCGAACGCGGGGGTGTAGGTCGGGTCCCACGCGTCGGTGACCTGCCAGGCGCTGGTGCCCGCGTACCCGCCGCCTGCGCCGCTCGTGACCGAGGCGGTCGGGGCGTTGCCGTCCCAGCCGGGCACGCCGTGGCCCTGGCCGGCGAGGTTGCCGACCTTGGTGTCGGCTTGGTGGATCCAGACGGGGGTGCGGCAGACCTCCACGTCGTCGCTGGGGTCGGTGGTCGCACCGCCCTCCAGCAGCCTGCAGGCGTCGTCTGCGGCCACCGCTCCCGGGACCATTGCGGCAAGGACGAGGGCAAGGGCGGGGACTGCAGCGGACGGACGCATCGTGAACCTCCTGGAGGGATGAACGGGTCGTGTCGACCCGGTTCGCGATGCTCCTGCGGAAATCCTCGTTCCGTTCTGAATCGTGTTCGGCATGCTGCCGGTCGGGTCGTTGACCTTCGGCGAACCGGTACTGGCCGTGCCAACCTCGACGGCATGCCCAGTGACGTTCGCCTGCGGATCCCGTCGGTGCTGGCCCGCCTGATGATGGGGGCAGTCGCCATCGCTGGCTGCACGGGCTCCGAGACGCCGGCAACAGCCGCCCCCGACGGCCCGGAGTCGTTCGTCGCAACGGTCGTCCACGACGGCCCGATGCTCGACCGGGGGCCCATCCCGTCGGCCCTGCGGCTCGACGGTGGGGACGCGTTCGTCGAGGCCTGGGACGGCCTCGGGGTCACCGACCCGCCCCCCGACGTCGACGCCGCCGACGACGTCCTCGTGATCCGGTTCGCCGACGAGGTCGGTTGCGAGTTCGTGTTCGAGTCCGCTGACCTGGTCGACGGGACCGTTGTCGTCACCGGCGCCGGGTCCGACGAACCGATGTCCTGCCAGCCGGCGCCTCGGCCCCGCCTGCTCGCCCTCGCGATCCCGGACGCGATCCCCATCGACGACGTCGCCGTCGAGGGTTGGACCGACCTGCTCGTGGTCGGCACTGTCGACTGACCGGCCGGGGCGGCTACTGGGGCGGCGGGATCCGGAGGCGGTAGCTGGCCGGTTCGATGCGGTAGCTCCGAGGGGTGTCGGTGGCGGCGGCGAGGTCGCCGTCGGCGTTGTGGGCCAGGCGGGGGCCGAGGATCTCCACCCGGCTGCCGCGAGCAGACACGACGTCGTCGCGGTCGACGTGGGTGCCACGCGCCAGCGCCATGCCGAAGGCGGTGCGGGCGGCCGGGCCGACCGCATGGCTGACCACCACGTCGAGGAGGCCGTCGTCGGGGCGTGCCGACGGCACGGCTGGGGTTCCCCCGCCGATCGTCGGGCCGTTGCCGACGATCACCATCAGCGCCGGGTCGCCCAGGTCGATCCGCTCGCCGTCGACCCGCACCTCCACCTGCAGGCCCTCCGCGGCCACGCCGGCGACCATCGCACCGAGGGGATAGGCCAACGCGCCGAGGGAGGCCTTCAGGTCGTCGGCACGACGGGCGGCCTCGACCCCGATGCCGACGTGCACGGCGTTGACCACGACCTGGTCGTCGTCGCCGACGAGCACGTCCATGCGACGGACCGGCCCGTCACGCAGCACCGCTGCGGCGCCGTCGGGGTCGGTGGGGATGCCGAGGTGCCCGGCGAAGTCGTTGCCGGTGCCCAGCGGGACCAGCCCGAGCTCCAGCTCGTCGGTCAGGCCGAGGGCCCGGGCGCGGTCGACCAGCAGGTGCAGTGATCCGTCGCCGCCGCAGGCCACGACGGTCCGGCCGTCGGCGGCGCGCAGGGCGTCGTCGACGTCGTCGGGACCGTCGGTGGCAACGACCTCGGCGGTGCCGAGCTCGCGGCAGACCGCGTCGACGAACGCCTGGTCGTCGGTGCCGGCAGCGGTGTTGCGGACGAGGAGGTACCCCCGCCCGCCGCTGCTAGAGGTACTGGCCAGTCTGCACGCTCTCGATCGACTTGCCGGGCTCGTTGCCGTCCCCGATGAGCGTGCGGACGTACACGATCCGCTCGCCCTTCTTGCCGGAGATGCGGGCCCAGTCGTCGGGGTTGGTGGTGTTGGGCAGGTCCTCGTTCTCCTTGAACTCGTCCCTGATGGCGATCTGCAGGTCCTCGGCCTTGATGCCCTTCTGGCCCTCGTCGAGGAACCGCTTGATCGCCAGCTTCTTGGCCCGTGCGACCACGTTCTCGATCATGGCGCCGGAGTTGAAGTCCTTGAAGTACAGGACCTCCTTGTCCCCGTTGGCGTAGGTGACCTCGAGGAACCGGTTGGAGTCGTCGTCGGCGTACATCCGCTCGACGGTCTGGCTGACCAGCGCCCTGCAGGCGTCCTCCTCCGATCCGTACTCCTTGACCAGGTCGGGGTGCAGCGGCAGGCCCGCGTGCAGGTAGATCGCGAAGATCTCCTTGGCCGCCTCGGCGTTGGGACGTTCGATCTTGATCTTCACGTCGAGGCGTCCGGGACGCAGGATCGCCGGGTCGATCATGTCCTCGCGGTTGGAGGCACCGATGACGATGACGTCCTTGAGGGTCTCCACACCGTCGATCTCGCTGAGCAGCTGCGGGACGATGGTCGTCTCCACGTCGGAGGACACGCCCGACCCGCGGGTGCGGAAGATCGAGTCCATCTCGTCGAAGAACACGATGACGGGGTGGCCCTCGGCGACCTTCTCGCGGGCCCGCTGGAAGATCAGCCGGATCTGCCGTTCGGTCTCGCCGACGTACTTGTTCAGCAGCTCCGGGCCCTTGATGTTGAGGAAGTACGACCGGGCGTCGTCGCGGCCTTCCTTCTCCGCGACCCGCTTGGCCAGGGAGTTGGCGACGGCCTTGGCGATCATCGTCTTGCCGCAACCGGGGGGGCCGTACAGCAGGATGCCCTTCGGCGGCCGCAGCTCGTGCTCGACGAAGAGGTCGGCGTGGAGGAACGGCAGCTCGACCGCGTCCTGGATGGCCTCGATCTGGGGTCCGAGCCCACCGATGTCGGTGTAGGCGATGTCGGGCACCTCCTCGAGGACGAGCTCCTCGACCTCGGGCCGGTTCAACCGCTCGAGGGCGTACCCCGACCGCGACTCGACCATCACGTGGTCGCCGCTGCGCAGCGGCGAGTCCATCAGGGCGTCGGACATCCGCACGACCTGCTCGTCGTCGGTGTGGCCGATCACGAGCAACCGGCCGTCGCCCATGACCTCCTTGACGGCCATGACCTCACCGATGATCTCGTAGCCGGCGGCCTCCACGACGTTGAGCGCCTCGTTGAGGACGACCTCCTGGCCCTGCCGCAGCTCGCCGACCTCGACGTCGGGGCTGACGTTCACCCGCAGCTTGCGCCCCTGGGTGAAGATCTCGACGGTTTCCTCCGTCGGGCCCGGCCCGAGGTAGACGCCGTAGCCGCTGGGCGGGGCGGCGAGCTTCTCGACCTGTTCCTTCAGCCCGATGATCTGCTCGCGCGCGTCCCGCAGGGTGTCGGCCAGCTTGCCGTTCTGGGCCATGGCCCCCGACAGCTGCGACTTGGACTCCAGCAGCCGTTCCTCCAGGGCGCGCACCCGGCTCGGCGAGTCGTCGAGGCGACGACGGAGCATCGTGGCCTCTTCCTCGAGGAACTGCACTCTGGTGCGGAGGGTCTCCTCCGACTCACCGGTCGGGGTGGTACCTGGCTGGTCCTCGGACATGCTGGTCCTCCTTGTCAATCGTGAGGGGGATTATGGCAGGCCGGGCATGGTCTGCCTCGCTGTCGTGACGACTGCCGAGCCGCATCAACCGGGTGTGCACCCCTGCCCGGCGAGGATCTCGAGCAGGTCCTCGGTGGTGTCGTCGTCGATCCGGTCGCGGCCACCGATGACGTACAGCTGACCGCCGAAGTCGCAGAAGGTGCTGCGGGTCGCCGCGGTGATGGGCTGTCCGGCCATGCCCTCCAGCGGCAGGTACCAGTTGCCCTGGCCGGCGATGAGGGATGCCGAGAGGACATCGGTGAACCCGTCGCGCAGGTTCACGGCGACGGTCGCGGCCCGCTCGATGGCCCCGTCGCGGTCGATGGCCATCTCGCCGGCGTAGAGGTCGAAGACGGCGAGCGCGGTGTCGATCCGTGTGGCGCCGCCGGCACGGGACGTCGGGAACCCGAGATCGGCGATCTGCTGCATCGTGGCGGCGGAGACCGCGACCTCTCCACCCACGACGACCACCCGGTCGGGATCGAGCCGGCGAAGCTCCTCGGCGGTGGTCGGGTGCAGCGCCTCGGGGTTGGTCACCAGCGTGGGGATGCCGTAGTACGCGGCCATCTGGCCGGCGGTGACGGCGTCGGCGTAGTCCCGGCCCGAGGTGACGAAGGCCCAGCTGCGGGTCGGGATGTCCCCGGCCAGCGACTTCAGCTGCTGGACGACGGCGGACGCCCGCACGGCGGTGTCCTCGCGGCCGATCCCGGCGATCCGCTGCACGGTGATGCCGAGGCTGCGCAGCTCGTCGTCGACGACGGCGGGGATGGCCGCGGTGCCGCCCATGACGTACACGACGGGCTGGCTGGTCCCGAAGTCGAGGACGCGCAGCAGCTCCTCTCGGGTGCGCGGGTCCAGCGGACCGGTGTGGGAGGTGTAGAGGAGCGAACCGATCCCGAGGCCCAGCGCGGCACCGGACAGGGCGTCGGCGAAGTCGTCGACCCGGGCAAGCACGGCGAAGGGCCGGCTGCCTGCCGGGTTGCCGCGGCTGATGGCGACCGCCTGGCTGATCGGGTCGGTCGTGTCGAGGTCCCCCGGGTCCGACACCCGGACGGCGACGGGTGCCAGCGGGCCGACGGCGAAGTCGGGGTCGGGCTCCAGCGGCGGGATCGGCTGGCCGCTGGCGAGGAGGGCCATGGCGGCACCGACGTCGAGCACCCCCCAGCCGTAGTCGTCGTCACGGCCGGTCGGGCCGGCATCGGTGGCGGTGCCCTCCAGCAACGCCTCGACCTCGTCCACTGACAGGGTCCGTCCGGTGTCGGAGGCGTGCTGTCGCAGCAGCGCCGCGGCCGCCGCGACGTAGGGCGTGGAGAACGACGTGCCCTGGGTGGCCTCCAGCCGGGCGCCGTGGGGGTCGGCCAGCGAGGGGGTGCAGCCGGTCCCGAGGTCGTACTGCTTGGGTTCGACCAGGCTGGTCGTCAGGACGGCCTCGCTGGCCAGGTCCGCGAGGGTGCTGGGGCAGTTGCGGGCCTGGCCGCCGGGCGCGCTGAGGTCGATGTAGGGGTTGAACTGGCTGTACCCAGCTCGGCTGCCGCTGGGTCCGGTGGCCCCCACGGAGATGGCCCCGTTGCAGGACGCGGGGATGCTGTTGGCGTTGCTCTGGGCGTTGCCGGCCGAGGACACCACCACGATGCCGGCGGCACGGGCCTGGTCGATCGCCGCCTGGTAGGCCGCCGTGCACTCGTTGGCGGAGGTGCCGAAGCTGAGGTTCATGGCCAGGGGCGGCTCGTCGAGCTGCGACAGGTAGGCCATGGCGGTGATGGCGTCGGAGTCGGCCGGTCCGCGCGGGCAGTCGTTGAGGGGCGAGGTGAGGGAGATGTCGATGATGCGGGGGTTCCACAGCACCCCGGCGATGCCCTGGCCGTTGTTGCCGGCCGCGCCGACGACCCCGGCGACCGCGGTCCCGTGGGCGATGCCGCACTCGTCGTTGTTGGGCTGCCCCTGCACGATGACGCCGCTGGCCGACCGCAGGCTGGCCACGACGGTGCCGGCGAGCTCCGGGTGGGTGGCGTCGACCCCGGAGTCCACGACGGCGATCAAGGGGCGGCCCTCTCCCTCTCGTCCGCCGCCGGTGGCGTGATCCCACGCCTGCTCGATGTTGGTTTGCTGGTGCGCCCACTGCAGGTCGTAGGAGGTGTCGTTGGGCACCGCGTGGAACTCGCGCTGCACGTCGGGCTCCACGGCGAGCACGTCACCTCGGGACCGGAGCGCCTCGGCCACGACGTCGGCGGTCCCCGGCGCGGTGGTGACCAGCCGAACCCGGTCGGCGAGGGCAACGGCGTCGCGCGCCCCCAGGGCACGGGTGGGTAGGGGCGCCGCCCAGGACGTCCTGGCGGTCCCCTCGTCCAGCGTCACCAGCAGGCGGTCCGGGAGCACCGACGCGTCGCGGGTCAGCGGCTGGGTGGGCAGGGCCACGTCGTCGGATCGTGCCGGACGGGCGCCCTCGGCCGCCGCGACGGGCACGACGCCGAGCGTGGCGACGAGCATCCCGAGGACCACGAGGAGGACTGACGGCGTTCGGCTGACGCGAGGCAAGGGGGGCGAGCTTTCGGCTGGCTGGACGATGGCTGACCGCCACCGTACTCATGGGACGTCCGGGAGCCGCGAAACGTTGTCGGTCGGTCACCGACGTTGCGGCTCACCCTCCGTGACGGGTGCTACGGGAGCTGTCCCGGACGGGGCCCCACGGGTGCATCTTCGGCCGGCTCGGCGTCGGCCCCTGCAGCACCCTGCGAGCCAGTGGTGTCCTCGGGTGCCTCCAGCGGCACCATGCGGCGGGCCGTCGTCAGGAACGCCGTGTGGGCGACCATCCGGTGGTCCGGCCGGACGGCGAGGCCGTCGACGTGCCAGGTGCGGTGCATCGTCTCGCTGGTCTGGGTCAGGCCCCAGCGGGGGTCGGCATCCAGCACCTCGCGAAGGCGCATGACCTGCGTGACGGTCGGGGTGTAGGCGATCAGCATCCCACCGGGGTGGACCGCGTTCGCCGCGGCGTCGACGTGGGCCCACGGCTCGAGCATGTCCAGGACGAGCCGGTCACAGCGGTGTTCGGTCAACGCCTCGGCGAGGTCGGCCACGGTCAACGACCAGTTCTCGGGATGCCCACCCATGCGGCGGGTGACGTTGGCGAGGGCGACCTCGGCGTGGTCCTCGCGGAGCTCGTAGGAGATGACGCGACCCTCGGGGCCGACGGCACGGAGCAACGCGCAGGTCAGCGCACCCGACCCCGCCCCGGCCTCGATGACCGTCGAGCCCGGCACGACATCGCCGAGCGTGACGATCATCGCCTGGTCCTTGGGGTAGACGACCTGCGCCCCACGAGGGGCCTTCAGCGTCCAGTCCACCGTCGTCGGTCGGACGGCCGTGAGCTTGGCGCTCATCGTGGAGACGACGGTGCTGCCCTCCGGCTGCCCGATCAGCTGGTCGTGCCGGATGATGCCGCGATGGAAGTGGTAGTCCTTGCCCTCCTCCAGCTCGAACATGAAGCGGCGGCCCTTGCGGTCCATCAGGATGACGGTGTCCCCGACCGAGAGGGGGTCGGGATGTCCTGCATGGCGGATCACGCGTTCACGTCCTGTTCGGGGGGTGATGTCTCGGCCGCGTCGTCACCGACGGGGCGGTCGACCAGCTGCAGCAGCCGGCCACGGGTTCGGCAGAAGGCGCAGACGGGCGTCTGGCCGGGTTGGTGCGCCGGTGTGGGCAGACCACAGTCGGCGCACGGGACCAGCGAGGTGTCGAAGTGCTGGCCCTGGTCGAAGTGTTCGTCGCGGACCCGGTCGAGGAAGCCGAAGAGGAAGTGGGCCTTGGTCCCGGGGGCCGCGCGCTCGAGCTCGTTGAGGGCGTCCTTGTACCGCATGACGGTGTTGCCCTCGACCAGCGGGCACTCCTCGACGACGTAGTCGAGTCCCTTGATGACGCAGTAGGCGGCCATCTCGCGTTCGGTCAGGCGGTACAGCGGCTTGACCTTGCGGGCCAGGCCCCCCTCGCTGGCCGGCAGCATCGGCGACTGGCGCGCCATGAACTCCGTCTGCCAGCGCAGGACGTTGCCGAACAGCTGCGCTGCCTCGTCGTCGAGGTTGTGCCCGGTGGCCATGACGTCGTAGCCGTGCCGCAGGGCCGTCTTGTTGAAGACGTAGCGCTTGGACAGGCCGCAGGTGCCGCAGGCCGCACGCCCGACCCCGTTCTTCTTCTTCTTGTCGCTGCGGCGCGGGTGCTTGACCGAGTCGGGGATGTCGAAGCCGTACTCCTCGGCGAGGTCCTCGACGTGCAGCTTCACGCCGCGGCGTTCGGCGTAGTCACGCACGATGCGCTCCGACCGGGTGGAGTACCCACCGATCCCGAGGCCCAGGTACAGGCCCGAGGCGTTGTAGCCCATGTCGAGGAGGATGTCCCACAGGGCGAGGGAGTCCTTGCCGCCGCTGACCGCGACGAGGATCTCGTCGTCGTAGCGCAGCATCCCGTAGGCATCGATCGCGACGCGGACCTGGGTGCGGATGTGGTCGACGAAGCACTCGCCGCAGTAGCGGGTGCGATGACGCGCCAGGTCGATGACGGCGTCGGCGTCCTTGCAGCCGAGGCAGCGGCCGCCGCTGGGCCTACCCATGCGAGCCGCCGGAGATGACCGGCCGGATCTCGACCTCGGCATCGGCGGGCAGCACCGCCTTGGCCGTCACCAGGGTGTTGTCGTGGATCACCAGGACCGTCTCGGGGTTGATGTCCAGCTGGGCCAGCATCTCGCTGACCTGGGCTGGGCCGTCGACCTCGACGGTCCGGTCGGGGTTGCGCAGTCGTACCTTCATCGGACCCGCGATCCTAACGGCGGTGCGCCGGGATCGTCACGGCGTAGCGTGGACTCGTGGACACCGACGTCGCGCCGACCGAGCCCGCCCCCACGACCACCGTGTCGCTGAAGGAGTGGGGTGCCGCGATCCATGCCCTCCTGCAGGGCCGCCAGCAGATCCTGCTGCGCAAGGGCGGGATCCACGAGAAGGCCTTCGCCACGCCGGAGGAGGACGGCGGGTTCCTGCTGTTCCCGACCGTGGCCCACACCCACGCCGAGCGGACCCGTCCCGAGCACCACGACCTGCTGCCCGCCGGCGACGCCGACGCCACCGACGACCACCTCGTCGTCCGTGCCGGCGTGCACGTCGTCGATGTCGTCGAGGTGACCCGGCCCGAGCGGCTGCCCGAGCTCGACGACCTCCACATCTGGACGGCCGAGTCGATCCGCACCGACCGGGTGGAGTTCCGGCCGAAGCACCCGCTGCAGATCCTCGTCGTACAGGCCGTCGAGCTGCCCGAGGCCATCGTCCTGCCGCGGCTGGAGGCCTACGGCGGCTGCAGGTCCTGGATCGACGTGCACGTGGAGTGGGACGGATCGGGTCGGGTCGTCGGCGACCACGCCGAGCTCGAACGGGTGTCGCAACGGGTGCGGTCCACGGTCGGCTGATGGGCCTCGCGGCGGGGTGAGCCGCGATACGATCAGGAGTCGGCGGTGACGGGTCGGATGCCCGTGACGCCTGTGCGACCGACGTGACTGACCTCTCCTCCTCCCCCCTCCCCGCAGCCACACGCCGAGCCATCGCGGCGGGCGTTGCCGTCCTCGCGATCCTGACGGTCCTCGGCACGGCACCGCAGCCCGGCTCGAGCGCTGCCGGCGATGACCTGGCGTTGACGCCGATGGTCCCGATGACGGTGGAGAGCGGCGCCGTCGGGCAGGGGGGCCAGACGTTCGCCCAGCTGTTCGACGAGATGCGCGCGCCCGAGGTCGGCGGCGAGGGCCAGGGCACCGTGGTGGTGGCCGCTCCCCCGTCCATCCCCGAGGTCCAGCCCGAGTCGCAGCCCCAGCCCGTGGCCACTGGCGCGGCCGCGCCCGCGTTGGCGGCCGTCCAACCGGTGGCCCCCACGATGACGGTGACCGGGCTCGACCCGGCGACCGCGTCGTCCCTCGCCGCACTCGAGGGTGTGGAGGCCGCGTCGGTTGTGGAGGTCGGTGAGCTGACCCTGGCCGTGCCGGGGGCCGAGCAAACGGTGACCGTCGCGGCGGTCGAGCCGGAGACGTTCCGGCCGCTGACCCCGCCGATCACCGCCAACGAGACCGCGGTGTGGGAGCGGATCATCGCCGGTGACGCCGCGTTCAACCACGACGCCGGCAACCGGCTTGCGGTGCCGCTGGGCAGCAGCGTGCAGACGGGATCGTCGGCCGGTGCCCTGCGCATCGGCGCCTACGCCTCCAACGGCATTCCCCCCGTGGCCGACGCGCTCGTGTCGGCAGACCGGGCCCGCCAGCTCGGATTCACCGGCGAGCCGGTCGTCTACGTCGCGCTGGCCCCCGGGGCCGACGGGTCGGCGGTGCGCGAGGCCGTCGCCGCGGCCGGTGGCGTCGTGGAGGAGATCGAGGAGCCGGTCGAGCAGCAGGCCTTCCTGACGGGGAGCGCCGCCGCCGACTTCTTCGAGCCGTTCAACTACATCGACCACGGTGACGGCCTGATCACCATCGACCCGGACTGGGTGGCCCGCAACATCGAGACCCGGCGCTTGCCGATCTTCACCGGCAACGTGACCTGCCACCGCCAGATGCTGATCCAGCTGGAGGGGGCGCTGGCGGAGGTCGAGGCCGCCGGGCTGGCGCCGCTGATCGACACCAGCGACTACGGCGGCTGCTGGGTCGCACGCCACATCGACTGGCGTCCCGACCGGCCCATCTCCATGCACGGGTGGGGCCTGGCCGTCGACTTCAACGTCCAGACCAACATGCTCGGCGCGCAGCCGACCATGGACCCGCGGATCGTGGAGATCTTCGACCGCTGGGGCTTCGTCTGGGGTGGGCGCTGGTCCCGGCCGGACGGCATGCACTTCGAGCTGGGCGCGGTCCTGCAGGGCCCGACCGGCGGGACACAGCAGTAACCGTTGCCGTGAATGGCCGAGCGGCCATCCGGCCGCTACACTGCCCGCTCCCACGTCGGCGTGGCGGAATTGGTAGACGCGTACGGTTGAGGGCCGTATGAGCTTTGCTCGTGGAGGTTCAAGTCCTCTCGCCGACACTCACGAAACGCCCCGGACTCCCGGGGCGTTCGTCGTTTTCGCCTCGACCTGCGGGCGTTGCGGAATCGGCAGCAACGACTCCACCACACCTGCCTGAGGTCGCACCTCGCAGCGACAGGACGTCGACACGTTGCCCGTCGAACGGGGGCCCACGTCATCTGGCCGGGCCACCGAGGGCCGAGGCATGCCGACAGGCCCGCGTGCGGGCGCGGGTGCCCGTCCTTCCCGTCTCAGGTGCGGTTCAGCTGCGTCCCCCACGGGACGGTGACGATGCTGCGGTTGCCGCGGGTCCAGGTCATCCAGCCGCTCGTCGTGTCGACGTGGCCGGACCAGCCGTGGCGATGGATCAGCCGGAGGTGACCGCGCTGGGAGACGCACGCCAGGCGGTCGGGGTGGTGCAGTCCCGGGGTCAGGTGGTGCACCTCGGACAGCGGGATGCTCGTCCGGCCCGCCGGGTCGCGTGCACCCAGGTCTCGGGCCCGGACCGCCAGCAGGGTGTCCTCGGGCACCTCGCGGGCGTGCAGCCGGCGGGTGACCGTCAGGGGTCGGGCCCCGTCCATCACCACCGCCCGGACGTCGGCATCGCGGGCCAGCGCCTCGACGGCCCTGGCCGACAGCGTCGGCAGGGTGTTGTCGACCGCGACCTCGAGGCGACCGGCCGCCGTGGTCGAGACACGGTCCAGCGAGACGTGCACGACCATCAGCGGTTTGGCGTCGACGCGCCGGCCGGTGGCGGTGCGGCCGGCCAGCCGATCCGCGCACAGGCCCA encodes the following:
- a CDS encoding MoaD/ThiS family protein; translation: MKVRLRNPDRTVEVDGPAQVSEMLAQLDINPETVLVIHDNTLVTAKAVLPADAEVEIRPVISGGSHG
- a CDS encoding tRNA (adenine-N1)-methyltransferase is translated as MIRHAGHPDPLSVGDTVILMDRKGRRFMFELEEGKDYHFHRGIIRHDQLIGQPEGSTVVSTMSAKLTAVRPTTVDWTLKAPRGAQVVYPKDQAMIVTLGDVVPGSTVIEAGAGSGALTCALLRAVGPEGRVISYELREDHAEVALANVTRRMGGHPENWSLTVADLAEALTEHRCDRLVLDMLEPWAHVDAAANAVHPGGMLIAYTPTVTQVMRLREVLDADPRWGLTQTSETMHRTWHVDGLAVRPDHRMVAHTAFLTTARRMVPLEAPEDTTGSQGAAGADAEPAEDAPVGPRPGQLP
- a CDS encoding M15 family metallopeptidase, with amino-acid sequence MTDLSSSPLPAATRRAIAAGVAVLAILTVLGTAPQPGSSAAGDDLALTPMVPMTVESGAVGQGGQTFAQLFDEMRAPEVGGEGQGTVVVAAPPSIPEVQPESQPQPVATGAAAPALAAVQPVAPTMTVTGLDPATASSLAALEGVEAASVVEVGELTLAVPGAEQTVTVAAVEPETFRPLTPPITANETAVWERIIAGDAAFNHDAGNRLAVPLGSSVQTGSSAGALRIGAYASNGIPPVADALVSADRARQLGFTGEPVVYVALAPGADGSAVREAVAAAGGVVEEIEEPVEQQAFLTGSAAADFFEPFNYIDHGDGLITIDPDWVARNIETRRLPIFTGNVTCHRQMLIQLEGALAEVEAAGLAPLIDTSDYGGCWVARHIDWRPDRPISMHGWGLAVDFNVQTNMLGAQPTMDPRIVEIFDRWGFVWGGRWSRPDGMHFELGAVLQGPTGGTQQ
- a CDS encoding ATP-binding protein — translated: MGRPSGGRCLGCKDADAVIDLARHRTRYCGECFVDHIRTQVRVAIDAYGMLRYDDEILVAVSGGKDSLALWDILLDMGYNASGLYLGLGIGGYSTRSERIVRDYAERRGVKLHVEDLAEEYGFDIPDSVKHPRRSDKKKKNGVGRAACGTCGLSKRYVFNKTALRHGYDVMATGHNLDDEAAQLFGNVLRWQTEFMARQSPMLPASEGGLARKVKPLYRLTEREMAAYCVIKGLDYVVEECPLVEGNTVMRYKDALNELERAAPGTKAHFLFGFLDRVRDEHFDQGQHFDTSLVPCADCGLPTPAHQPGQTPVCAFCRTRGRLLQLVDRPVGDDAAETSPPEQDVNA
- a CDS encoding DUF1802 family protein; the protein is MDTDVAPTEPAPTTTVSLKEWGAAIHALLQGRQQILLRKGGIHEKAFATPEEDGGFLLFPTVAHTHAERTRPEHHDLLPAGDADATDDHLVVRAGVHVVDVVEVTRPERLPELDDLHIWTAESIRTDRVEFRPKHPLQILVVQAVELPEAIVLPRLEAYGGCRSWIDVHVEWDGSGRVVGDHAELERVSQRVRSTVG